The following are encoded together in the bacterium genome:
- a CDS encoding helix-turn-helix transcriptional regulator, translating into MVEQYTLMLFVSVVRRAEPGWRPEKVWVRSAGAGWTAEHGLLADAESIRGGPATGIHVPRELLIQPMGRRVLAGGVGDDEVLADSEGFTGRLKHALGPLVGRVPLDIGLAAEIAGASPRTVRLWLHEEGSSWRRLLDEMRFEYSRSRMIRTDAKMADIALELGYTDASHFTRAFRRWTAMTPSEFRSRLRAPRD; encoded by the coding sequence GTGGTAGAGCAGTACACACTGATGCTCTTCGTCAGCGTGGTGCGGCGCGCGGAGCCCGGGTGGCGGCCCGAAAAGGTCTGGGTCCGCTCTGCCGGAGCCGGTTGGACGGCGGAGCATGGACTCCTGGCGGATGCCGAGAGCATCCGGGGAGGCCCCGCGACCGGAATTCACGTGCCGCGTGAACTCCTGATACAGCCGATGGGAAGGCGCGTCCTTGCGGGAGGCGTTGGGGACGACGAAGTCCTCGCCGATTCGGAGGGATTTACTGGCCGGCTGAAGCATGCGCTCGGGCCGCTGGTCGGTCGCGTGCCGCTAGATATCGGCCTTGCCGCAGAGATCGCTGGTGCGAGCCCCCGAACCGTGCGGCTGTGGCTGCACGAAGAGGGCTCGTCGTGGCGCCGGCTACTCGATGAGATGCGCTTCGAGTATTCCCGCTCACGCATGATCCGGACGGACGCGAAGATGGCCGACATCGCGCTCGAGCTTGGATACACCGATGCCTCCCACTTCACGCGGGCGTTCCGCCGCTGGACGGCGATGACGCCCAGCGAGTT